A single Pseudochaenichthys georgianus chromosome 10, fPseGeo1.2, whole genome shotgun sequence DNA region contains:
- the LOC117453935 gene encoding zinc finger protein 583-like isoform X3, producing the protein MASWMQTDVQQLVVVKEEPLPDQLEWSTSLDQEDTEPPPHIKQEQEELGISQEGEQLQELEEADITKSTFTPHPVKSEDDKEKPQSSQPHQRQTEHMETEADGDDCRGPEPARTSDPESSLQSKTEDHTVDSSEDTDDSSEPDTEDSADWKETREPASGSNSLKNRQESVSDPRCSAEKKPFSCSVCEKAFRHGRDINRHMRIHTGEKPFKCSVCEKAFSQSGHLKTHMIFHTAEKPFKCSVCQNAFSRSGHLEKHMTVHTGEKPFSCSVCKKAFTDGRDRNRHMTVHTGEKAFKCSVCKKAFSLRGSLKEHMTVHTGEKPHICSVCNKAFSHSGSLKEHMTVHTGEKPHSCSVCKKAFSHRGYLKIHMRIHTGEKPFKCSVCKKAFIRSGHLKTHMRVHTGEKPHSCSVCKKAFSLSGNLKTHMRVHTGEEIYSCNVCD; encoded by the coding sequence ATGTCCAGCAGCtcgtggtggttaaagaagagcctctccctgaccagctggagtggagcaccagtctggaccaggaggacacagagccccccccacacattaagcaggaacaggaggaactcgGGATTAgccaggagggagagcagcttcaggagctggaggaggctgatatcaccaagtccactttcactcctcaccctgtgaagagtgaagatgataaagagaaacctcagtcctcacagcctcatcaaagacaaactgaacacatggaaacagaagctgatggagatgactgtcgaggaccagaaccagccaggacctcagatccagagagcagtttacaatcaaagactgaggaccacactgtagactcttctgaagacactgatgactcttctgaacctgacactgaagacagtgctgattggaaggagaccagagaacctgcctcaggctcaaactcactgaaaaatagacaagaatctgtcagtgatccacgatgtagtgctgaaaagaaaccattcagctgctcagtctgtgagaAAGCTTTTAGACATGGAAGAGATATAAAtcgacacatgagaatccacacaggagagaaaccattcaaatgctcagtttgtgagaaagctttttcacagagtggacatttaaagacacacatgataTTCCACAcagcagagaaaccattcaaatgctcAGTTTGTCAGAATGCTTTTTCACGGAGTGGACATTTAGAGAAACACATgacagtccacacaggagagaaaccattcagctgctcagtctgtaagaaagcttttacaGATGGAAGAGATCGAAATCGACACATgacagtccacacaggagagaaagcattcaaatgctcagtctgtaagaaggCTTTTTCACTCcgtggaagtttaaaggaacacatgacagtccacacaggagagaaaccacacatctGCTCAGTTTGCAACAAAGCTTTTTCAcacagtggaagtttaaaggaacacatgacagtccacacaggagagaaaccacacagctgttcagtctgtaagaaagctttttcacacagaggatatttaaagatacacatgagaatccacacaggagagaaaccattcaaatgctcagtctgtaagaaagcttttatacggagtggacatttaaagacacacatgagagtccacacaggagagaaaccacacagctgctcagtctgtaagaaagctttttcactgagtggaaatttaaagacacacatgagagtccacacaggagaggaaatatacagctgcaatgtttgtgacTAA